One segment of Pyricularia oryzae 70-15 chromosome 3, whole genome shotgun sequence DNA contains the following:
- a CDS encoding DNA-3-methyladenine glycosylase translates to MTATRRSARLSTALERSSVATEASKTASMPPPPLKLAAKNDPTNKRKSPADGSPGSINQEEPTTPKKRRTAAPAASPLPPPVTPTPSAVGLISGLGRPSTTPKYKAVARLADAHVANAQLLSPETSRVVVAASHLPAQTTSSSPSKAGIPIKGPTTTATLLEEACAHLIRVDPRMKPLIEAHHCHIFSPEGLAEKIDPFESLCSGIISQQVSGAAARSIKAKFVALFADEKPGELFPSPSSVAAATIEKLRTAGLSQRKAEYVKGLAEKFASGELSAQLFADLPYEQVLQKLIAVRGLGRWSVEMFACFGLKFMDVFSLGDLGVQRGMAAFSGRDVAKMKNSKAGKWKYMNEKDMTELSDRFKPYRSLFMWYMWRVEETDISTME, encoded by the exons ATGACAGCAACTCGCAGGTCTGCCCGGCTGAGTACAGCCTTGGAGAGGAGCTCGGTAGCCACAGAGGCATCGAAGACAGCCAgcatgccgccgccaccttTGAAGCTGGCCGCTAAAAATGACCCAACCAACAAACGGAAATCTCCGGCAGATGGCTCGCCAGGATCTATCAATCAAGAGGAACCAACCACTCCAAAGAAGCGCCGTACTGCTGCTCCTGCCGCCTCACCTCTACCACCTCCAGTGACACCCACTCCAAGTGCCGTTGGTCTCATTTCTGGACTGGGCCGACCATCAACCACCCCGAAGTACAAGGCCGTGGCTCGGCTCGCCGACGCCCATGTTGCAAATGCCCAGCTGCTGTCGCCAGAGACTTCGCGGGTCGTAGTTGCTGCGAGCCACCTACCAGCCCAAACTACTTCATCGTCACCATCGAAAGCAGGAATACCTATCAAGGGGCCGACGACCACCGCTACCCTACTCGAGGAGGCATGTGCACATCTCATCCGCGTCGATCCCCGCATGAAGCCTTTGATCGAAGCCCACCATTGTCACATTTTTAGTCCGGAGGGACTGGCTGAGAAGATCGATCCTTTCGAGAGTCTTTGCAGTGGCATTATAAGTCAACAAGTCTCCGGGGCTGCGGCGCGCTCCATCAAGGCCAAGTTCGTAGCATTGTTCGCCGATGAAAAGCCTGGCGAACTTTTTCCCAGTCCATCCAGCGTCGCGGCTGCAACCATTGAGAAGCTTCGGACCGCTGGGCTTTCCCAGCGCAAAGCCGAGTACGTCAAGGGCTTGGCGGAAAAATTTGCTTCGGGTGAGCTAAGCGCGCAGCTGTTTGCCGATCTCCCATATGAGCAAGTTCTACAGAAGCTTATCGCGGTCCGGGGTCTTGGGCGGTGGAGCGTGGAGATGTTTGCTTGCTTCGGGCTGAAGTTCATGGACGTGTTCAGCTTGGGGGACCTTGGCGTGCAACGAGGAATGGCCGCCTTTTCGGGCCGCGACGTAGCTAAGATGAAAAACAGCAAGGCCGGGAAATGGAAGTATATGAACGAAAAAG ATATGACCGAGCTTTCCGACCGATTCAAGCCTTACAGGAGCTTGTTCATGTGGTACATGTGGCGAGTCGAAGAGACAGACATTAGTACAATGGAGTAG
- a CDS encoding mannan polymerase II complex ANP1 subunit, translating to MLLPKGGLNWKAARGSLPPSRAIWTFVTRTRFLLLVALSGVFLLLWRGIRSSASEMQSFYCWGPSKPPMDMTVNEQAAWNAHMQTPVIFNHHMPLEINSSTIIHHDLNPIKSTPKAVANEERVLILTPLKDAAPYLSKYFELIAELTYPHHLIDLAFLVGDSTDDTLAVLASEIDRIQKRSDNVPFRSATIVEKDFNFKLSQDVKDRHGFEAQAPRRKNMGRARNYLLYTALKPEHSWVYWRDVDIVDSPKAVLEDFVAHDKDILVPNIWFHRYKDGKDIEGRFDYNSWIESDKGRKLAASLDKDVVLAEGYKQYDTGRTYMARMGDWREDPTKEIELDGIGGVNIVVKADVHRSGINFPCYAFENQAETEGFAKMARRAGYQVIGLPNYVVWHIDTDEKAGNV from the exons ATGCTTCTTCCAAAAGGTGGTCTCAACTGGAAGGCTGCAAGAGGCTCACTGCCGCCGTCAAGGGCGATATGGACCTTTGTCACAAGAACAAGGTTCCTGTTGCTCGTTGCCCTGTCTGGCGTGTTTCTATTACTATGGCGCGGCATCAGGTCTTCAGCTTCCGAGATGCAAAG CTTCTACTGTTGGGGACCATCAAAGCCTCCTATGGATATGACggtgaatgagcaggcagcaTGGAACGCCCACATGCAGACTCCCGTCATCTTCAATCACCACATGCCTTTAGAAATCAACTCATCTACCATCATCCACCACGACCTCAACCCTATCAAGTCGACTCCCAAGGCCGTCGCCAACGAGGAGCGTGTTCTCATCCTGACGCCACTGAAGGACGCAGCGCCCTACCTGTCCAAGTACTTTGAACTGATCGCCGAGCTTACATATCCCCACCACCTGATCGATCTCGCCTTCCTTGTTGGCGATTCTACCGACGATACCCTCGCTGTCCTCGCCTCCGAGATTGATAGAATACAGAAGCGTTCCGACAATGTCCCGTTCCGCAGCGCCACGATCGTGGAGAAGGACTTCAACTTCAAGCTAAGCCAAGACGTCAAGGACCGCCACGGGTTCGAGGCCCAGGCGCCACGCCGCAAGAACATGGGGCGTGCTCGCAACTACCTGCTCTACACTGCGCTGAAGCCAGAACACTCCTGGGTCTACTGGCGCGATGTCGACATCGTTGACAGTCCCAAGGCTGTATTAGAGGACTTTGTTGCCCACGACAAGGACATCCTGGTTCCCAACATTTGGTTCCACCGCTACAAGGATGGCAAAGATATTGAGGGCCGAT TTGACTACAACTCCTGGATCGAGTCCGATAAGGGCCGTAAATTGGCAGCCAGCCTTGACAAGGATGTTGTTCTCGCAGAGG GCTACAAGCAGTACGACACTGGTCGTACCTACATGGCTAGGATGGGTGACTGGCGTGAAGACCCCACCAAGGAGATTGAGCTTGACGGCATCGGCGGCGTGAACATTGTTGTCAAGGCAGATGTTCACAGATCAG GCATCAACTTCCCTTGCTACGCCTTTGAGAACCAAGCTGAGACAGAAGGCTTTGCCAAGATGGCCAGGAGGGCAGGATACCAAGTCATTGGTCTCCCCAACTACGTAGTGTGGCACATCGACACTGATGAGAAGGCAGGCAATGTCTGA
- a CDS encoding cytochrome b-c1 complex subunit 7 gives MSYPSAAPFILRRPWLKKLLMPVAEWHANAAGYRQMGLRADDLIPEESETVQAAIKRLDAKENYDRIFRLRRAAQLSLSHQLLPKSEWTKPEQDVPYLLPIIKRVEAELAEKAALDSAEVLPKGAH, from the exons ATGTCGTACCCTTCAGCAGCTCCTTTCATTCTCAGGCGGCCGTGGCTCAAGAAGCTGCTCATGCCCGTGGCTGAGTGGCACGCAAATGCTGCTGGTTACCGTCAGATGGGTCTCAG GGCCGATGACCTGATTCCCGAGGAGAGCGAGACCGTGCAGGCCGCCATCAAGCGCCTCGACGCAAAGGAGAACTACGACCGCATCTTCAGACTCCGCCGTGCCGCGCAGCTCAGCTTATCGCACCAATTGCTACCCAAGAGCGAGTGGACCAAGCCAGAGCAGGACGTCCCCTACCTGCTGCCGATTATCAAGCGCGTCGAGGCCGAGCTCGCCGAGAAGGCCGCCCTCGATTCTGCCGAGGTCCTTCCCAAGGGCGCCCACTAG
- a CDS encoding solute carrier family 25 member 33, translating to MSSHDRRHQVTPPVSFDSEGDATAAGDHGPLTSPAEFYPPPPPPTPESIGISVPEPLEAMPDSPRTISPLEKWAAHATSSQFNALSGAIGGFTSGVVVCPLDVIKTKLQAQGGFAAVQKGRHVGHHRVYSGLLGTGKIIWREEGIRGMYRGLGPIILGYLPTWAVWFTVYNKSKEFLGEHHKNSFIVNFWSSIVAGASSTIVTNPIWVIKTRLMSQSARDHIRTSYSQFPKGANTPTSRPTLHSPWHYKSTMDAARKMYTTEGITSFYSGLTPALLGLTHVAVQFPAYEYLKTKFTGQGMGAVAVDKEGHQAANQWMGVLAATILSKVLASSATYPHEVIRTRLQTQQKPMVGNGSSNGGAGLPRYQGIARTFRTILREEGWRAFYAGMGTNLMRAVPAATVTMLTYEYVMRRLNQAKIDGKILLGEAEG from the exons ATGTCATCACACGACCGACGACACCAAGTTACTCCGCCTGTGAGCTTTGATTCCGAGGGCGACGCCACCGCTGCGGGAGACCATGGGCCGCTGACCTCGCCTGCTGAATTCTaccccccgccgccgccgccgaccccgGAGTCTATCGGGATATCGGTTCCCGAACCCCTCGAGGCCATGCCGGACAGCCCACGTACCATCTCGCCGCTGGAGAAGTGGGCCGCACACGCGACCTCGTCTCAGTTCAACGCCCTCTCCGGGGCCATTGGTGGCTTCACCTCGGGCGTTGTGGTCTGCCCGCTCGACGTGATCAAGACAAAGCTGCAAGCGCAGGGTGGATTCGCCGCGGTGCAAAAGGGGCGCCATGTCGGACACCACAGGGTATACTCGGGGCTTTTGGGCACCGGCAAGATAATATGGCGGGAAGAGGGCATCCGTGGCATGTACAGGGGGCTTGGACCGATAATATTAGGATACCTGCCGACATGGGCAGTCTGGTTCACAGTCTACAACAAGAGCAAGGAGTTCCTCGGGGAACATCACA AAAACTCATTCATCGTCAACTTCTGGTCCTCGATCGTTGCCGGCGCGAGCAGCACCATCGTGACGAATCCCATATGGGTCATCAAGACACGGCTCATGTCGCAGTCGGCACGCGACCACATAAGAACGAGCTATTCACAGTTCCCAAAGGGTGCGAACACGCCAACTTCGCGGCCGACGCTGCACTCTCCATGGCACTACAAGTCGACAATGGACGCGGCTCGCAAGATGTACACGACCGAAGGCATCACCTCATTCTACTCGGGCTTGACCCCAGCCCTGCTCGGCCTCACCCACGTCGCCGTGCAGTTCCCAGCATACGAGTACCTCAAAACAAAATTCACCGGCCAGGGCATGGGCGCCGTGGCCGTGGACAAGGAAGGGCACCAGGCGGCCAATCAGTGGATGGGTGTCCTTGCCGCCACAATATTATCCAAAGTTCTCGCCAGCAGCGCGACGTATCCTCATGAGGTTATTCGCACCCGGCTGCAGACGCAGCAGAAGCCTATGGTCGGTAACGGAAGCAGCAACGGAGGTGCGGGGTTACCGAGGTACCAGGGCATCGCCCGGACGTTCAGAACTATTCTCCGCGAGGAGGGCTGGCGTGCCTTCTATGCCGGGATGGGCACGAACCTGATGCGCGCAGTTCCGGCGGCCACGGTGACGATGCTGACATACGAGTATGTTATGCGAAGGTTAAACCAAGCCAAGATTGATGGGAAAATACTTCTTGGCGAGGCGGAAGGATAA